In Nocardia asteroides, the following proteins share a genomic window:
- a CDS encoding SpoIID/LytB domain-containing protein: MRADTKINRRTRRGTRRRVVPLLRTAPLPVLVGGTALALTGAFGLWQILPGQITPTVGAGHGRGMSQVGAFDNAREGWTAEEILGHYYPGAELGQVGPTTIGVRLQAQDDATLDTFAAAGALVAGRMIGPGEAAHLTPLPDGGANVVVTTGCDGEVLWQAATDDPFVYPVDAGPGRPADEHLTLCGGTAYRGALGVALEGDRYRTVNQVDLDDYLAGLLPAEMQANWADQGAFEALRAQAIAARSYALAENRYDYAQTCDTTDCQVYPGTVKEDARTTEAVAATAGTVLLRDGLILRSEYSAAPDGGRPADIQTFEVGPAPDDVIVTAPAPAAPAEPDLTIEALAGESAIDTEYRRIGGPDSAIGAPIGPEMLLPQRAGTYRLYTNGVIVATKTLGAQVVDFSTLLQLVPDAGDQLPPSASGQPKVTAPEGSAPVGVAPGAPAQPGAPSQAAVGNAPVGLAPGPVHGPAVPQGPANPVAVPQNPAVASQGQADPAAPGFYGGE; this comes from the coding sequence ATGAGAGCGGACACCAAGATCAACCGCAGGACCCGCAGGGGCACCAGGCGCCGCGTCGTGCCGCTGCTCAGGACCGCACCGCTGCCGGTGCTCGTCGGTGGTACCGCACTGGCGCTGACCGGCGCGTTCGGCCTCTGGCAGATCCTGCCGGGCCAGATCACCCCGACCGTGGGCGCGGGTCACGGACGCGGGATGAGCCAGGTCGGCGCGTTCGACAACGCGCGCGAAGGCTGGACCGCTGAGGAGATCCTCGGCCACTACTACCCGGGGGCCGAGCTGGGCCAGGTCGGGCCCACCACCATCGGGGTCCGGCTGCAGGCCCAGGACGACGCCACCCTCGACACCTTCGCCGCCGCGGGCGCGCTGGTCGCGGGCCGGATGATCGGTCCCGGCGAAGCCGCCCACCTCACCCCGCTGCCCGACGGCGGCGCCAATGTCGTGGTGACCACCGGCTGCGACGGCGAGGTCCTGTGGCAGGCCGCCACCGACGATCCGTTCGTCTACCCGGTCGACGCCGGGCCCGGCAGGCCTGCCGACGAACACCTCACGCTCTGCGGCGGCACCGCCTATCGCGGCGCGCTCGGCGTCGCGCTGGAGGGCGACCGGTACCGGACCGTCAACCAGGTCGACCTCGACGACTACCTGGCCGGCCTGCTGCCCGCCGAGATGCAGGCGAACTGGGCCGATCAGGGCGCGTTCGAGGCGCTACGCGCCCAGGCCATCGCCGCCCGCTCCTACGCCCTCGCGGAGAACCGCTACGACTACGCGCAGACCTGCGACACCACCGACTGCCAGGTGTATCCCGGCACGGTGAAGGAGGACGCGCGCACCACCGAGGCCGTCGCCGCCACCGCGGGCACCGTGCTGCTGCGGGACGGGCTGATCCTGCGCTCGGAGTACTCGGCGGCGCCCGACGGCGGCCGCCCGGCCGACATCCAGACCTTCGAGGTGGGGCCCGCGCCCGACGACGTCATCGTCACCGCGCCCGCCCCCGCCGCGCCCGCCGAACCCGACCTCACCATCGAGGCGCTGGCCGGGGAGAGCGCGATCGACACCGAGTACCGGCGGATCGGCGGTCCCGACAGCGCCATCGGCGCCCCGATCGGACCGGAGATGCTGCTGCCGCAGCGGGCGGGCACGTACCGGCTGTACACCAACGGCGTCATCGTCGCGACGAAGACGCTCGGCGCCCAGGTGGTCGACTTCTCGACCCTGTTGCAGCTGGTCCCGGACGCGGGCGACCAGCTGCCGCCCTCGGCCTCGGGTCAGCCGAAGGTGACCGCGCCGGAGGGCTCGGCGCCCGTCGGCGTCGCTCCGGGCGCGCCCGCACAGCCTGGCGCACCGTCGCAGGCCGCCGTGGGCAACGCGCCGGTGGGCCTCGCGCCCGGCCCGGTCCACGGCCCGGCCGTGCCGCAGGGACCGGCGAATCCCGTTGCAGTGCCGCAGAATCCGGCTGTCGCGTCGCAGGGTCAGGCGGATCCCGCCGCGCCCGGCTTCTACGGCGGCGAGTAG
- a CDS encoding HAD family hydrolase, which yields MERMRPVHPKPKLVATDVDGTLIDDADKVSARTKDAVAAVVADGAHFVLATGRPPRWIEPVVTELGYAPLAVCGNGAVIYDSATDRVLSSHTLDVDTLAWLAELAEHALPGCGLATERVGASAHDAATPQFVSSPTYEHAWLNPDDTVVSHAEVIDSPAIKMLIRLSSARSSEMRAALAPLVGDRAEITYSTEHGLIEIAVPRVTKASGLVEVARRVGIDEGSIVAFGDMPNDVPMLSMAGHGVAMGNAHPEARAAADEVTGSNIDHGVAMVLERWWS from the coding sequence ATGGAACGGATGAGGCCCGTGCACCCGAAACCGAAGCTGGTCGCCACCGATGTCGACGGCACCCTGATCGACGACGCGGACAAGGTCTCGGCCCGTACCAAGGACGCCGTCGCGGCGGTCGTCGCCGACGGCGCCCACTTCGTGCTGGCCACCGGGCGTCCTCCGCGCTGGATCGAACCGGTGGTCACCGAACTCGGTTACGCGCCGCTCGCGGTGTGCGGCAACGGCGCGGTCATCTATGACAGCGCCACCGATCGGGTGCTGTCGAGCCACACCCTCGACGTCGACACTCTCGCCTGGCTGGCCGAGCTCGCCGAACACGCGCTACCCGGCTGCGGGCTGGCCACCGAGCGGGTCGGCGCGAGCGCGCACGACGCGGCGACGCCGCAGTTCGTCAGCTCGCCGACCTACGAGCACGCCTGGCTCAACCCCGACGACACCGTCGTCTCGCACGCCGAGGTGATCGACTCACCCGCGATCAAGATGCTGATCCGGCTCAGCTCGGCCCGCAGTTCCGAGATGCGCGCCGCGCTGGCGCCGCTGGTCGGGGACCGCGCCGAGATCACCTACTCCACCGAGCACGGGCTGATCGAGATCGCGGTGCCGCGGGTGACCAAGGCGTCGGGGCTGGTGGAGGTCGCGCGGCGGGTCGGCATCGACGAGGGCTCGATCGTCGCGTTCGGCGACATGCCCAACGACGTGCCGATGCTGAGCATGGCCGGGCACGGGGTGGCCATGGGCAACGCGCATCCGGAGGCGCGGGCCGCGGCCGACGAGGTCACCGGCAGCAATATCGACCACGGTGTCGCCATGGTGCTCGAGCGCTGGTGGAGCTGA
- a CDS encoding N-acetylmuramoyl-L-alanine amidase gives MRYRKPKRSYVLPVVTTLAVAAPVGAFALSDSTDYRSTNESQLAAVPTQLAEVALTSVPDITVPLRELTGLDLPDLRLSDLQMLPLPDSIPVPPGLPVPPGVALPTEIPLPPLPTKAQPTTTTPAPAPQGNAPAARPPVPSTSVQTAPPAAPTTTTSAAPAPIAPAPAAPAAPAPDAPAPAAPTTTAAPAAPATTQPPGAPVAQHRPTGIKFVADPANLEPGTTPDTPALAPGAVGSDLVDQVGAQVKELTQDTPFSMVAVTARDLVNTTTKLRARQQDGNWGPWYDADPVDTRATDHTPADAPTGTEPIYVGETTAVQMLVTRKPTAGPDHSDPAHLTEAALKAVLINPGRAAIDAGLADVAAALPGGGPKVITRAQWGADESIRCEEPTYDDGVGGITVHHTAGRNDYSRAESAGIVRAIYAYHAETLGWCDIGYNALVDQYGQIFEGRYGGLDRAVQGAHAGGFNENTAGVALMGNYENEDPSAESINAIGRFIGWRSKIAGIDPEGHTTMYSEGTEFTPYALDEAVDLPVVFAHRDVGNTDCPGDAAYALMDRIRSIAAGNGNYSSPATPNNRPPSQQQARAPQGNMAELGALVDKLLGLSGSNDIARHWVSRGGVDGPLGAPQSDLLAGAQGRQYAKFANGYVFSGENGAVFEVVGAILDRYLSLGADTGVLGLPTGSAYLVPDGLRTDFQHGSLVLNELTGIVTTFWKTYNETYKAEMEGMNGTKTPQAPATTAPTSSAPAAPAAPAPAEPVTPAQPQEVPAEPAPAPPVAVEPAPAG, from the coding sequence GTGCGATATCGAAAGCCGAAACGTTCCTACGTGCTCCCGGTGGTCACCACGCTCGCCGTCGCGGCTCCCGTCGGCGCCTTCGCGCTGAGCGACTCGACCGATTACCGCAGCACCAACGAATCCCAGCTCGCGGCGGTGCCGACCCAGCTGGCCGAGGTCGCGCTGACCTCCGTCCCCGACATCACGGTCCCGCTGCGCGAGCTGACCGGTCTGGACCTGCCCGATCTACGGCTGTCGGACCTGCAGATGCTGCCGCTACCCGACTCGATCCCGGTGCCGCCGGGATTGCCCGTTCCGCCGGGCGTGGCGCTACCCACCGAGATCCCCCTGCCGCCGCTGCCGACCAAGGCGCAGCCGACGACGACCACGCCCGCACCCGCACCGCAGGGCAACGCGCCGGCCGCCCGGCCCCCGGTCCCGAGCACCTCGGTCCAGACCGCGCCGCCCGCCGCGCCGACCACGACGACTTCAGCCGCGCCGGCGCCCATCGCTCCGGCACCGGCAGCTCCCGCGGCTCCGGCACCGGACGCCCCGGCACCCGCCGCACCCACGACGACAGCGGCCCCCGCCGCACCGGCGACCACCCAGCCGCCCGGTGCCCCGGTCGCCCAGCACCGCCCGACCGGCATCAAGTTCGTCGCCGATCCGGCCAACCTGGAACCGGGCACCACCCCGGACACGCCCGCCCTCGCCCCCGGCGCGGTCGGCTCCGACCTGGTCGACCAGGTGGGCGCGCAGGTCAAGGAACTCACCCAGGACACCCCGTTCAGCATGGTCGCCGTCACCGCGCGCGACCTGGTGAACACCACGACCAAGCTGCGGGCCCGCCAGCAGGACGGCAACTGGGGCCCCTGGTACGACGCCGATCCGGTCGACACCAGGGCCACCGACCACACCCCCGCCGACGCGCCGACCGGCACCGAGCCGATCTACGTCGGCGAGACCACCGCGGTGCAGATGCTGGTGACCCGCAAACCCACCGCGGGCCCCGACCACAGCGACCCGGCGCACCTCACCGAGGCCGCCCTCAAGGCCGTGCTGATCAACCCCGGCCGCGCCGCCATCGACGCGGGCCTCGCCGATGTCGCGGCCGCGCTGCCCGGCGGCGGACCCAAGGTCATCACCCGCGCGCAGTGGGGTGCCGACGAGTCGATCCGCTGCGAGGAACCCACCTACGACGACGGCGTCGGCGGCATCACCGTGCACCACACCGCTGGCCGCAACGACTACAGCCGGGCCGAGTCGGCAGGCATCGTCCGCGCGATCTACGCCTACCACGCCGAAACTCTCGGCTGGTGCGACATCGGCTACAACGCCCTGGTCGACCAGTACGGCCAGATCTTCGAGGGCCGCTACGGCGGGCTGGATCGCGCCGTGCAGGGCGCGCACGCGGGTGGTTTCAACGAGAACACCGCCGGTGTCGCGCTGATGGGCAACTACGAGAACGAGGACCCGAGCGCCGAGTCGATCAACGCGATCGGCCGCTTCATCGGCTGGCGGTCCAAGATCGCGGGGATCGATCCCGAGGGGCACACCACGATGTACTCCGAGGGCACCGAGTTCACCCCGTACGCCCTGGACGAGGCGGTCGACCTGCCGGTGGTGTTCGCCCACCGCGACGTCGGCAACACCGACTGCCCCGGCGACGCCGCCTACGCGCTGATGGACCGCATCCGCAGCATCGCCGCGGGCAACGGCAACTACAGCTCCCCCGCGACGCCGAACAACCGGCCGCCGAGCCAGCAGCAGGCCCGCGCCCCGCAGGGCAACATGGCCGAACTGGGCGCCCTGGTCGACAAGCTGCTCGGCCTGTCCGGCTCCAACGACATCGCCCGGCACTGGGTGAGTCGCGGCGGCGTGGACGGTCCGCTCGGCGCGCCGCAGTCGGATCTGCTGGCCGGCGCGCAGGGCCGCCAGTACGCGAAGTTCGCCAACGGCTACGTGTTCTCGGGCGAGAACGGCGCGGTCTTCGAGGTGGTGGGGGCGATCCTGGATCGCTACCTGAGCCTGGGCGCCGACACCGGAGTCCTCGGCCTGCCGACCGGCAGCGCGTACCTGGTGCCCGACGGTCTGCGCACGGACTTCCAGCACGGATCGCTGGTGCTCAACGAGCTCACCGGCATCGTCACCACGTTCTGGAAGACCTACAACGAGACCTACAAGGCCGAGATGGAAGGCATGAACGGCACCAAGACCCCGCAGGCGCCGGCCACCACCGCCCCCACCTCGTCGGCGCCCGCCGCCCCGGCGGCCCCGGCACCGGCCGAGCCGGTGACCCCCGCGCAACCGCAGGAGGTTCCCGCCGAACCGGCACCGGCCCCGCCGGTCGCCGTCGAGCCCGCCCCGGCCGGCTGA